The proteins below come from a single Panicum hallii strain FIL2 chromosome 7, PHallii_v3.1, whole genome shotgun sequence genomic window:
- the LOC112899713 gene encoding beta-glucosidase 12-like produces the protein MLLGRLLPPFLLLALAVASGAYYDGAGQPPVNRRNFPEGFVFGTASSAYQYEGGAAEGGRGPSIWDTFTHQHSDRIANRSNGDVAVNSYHLYKEDVRLMKDMGMDAYRFSISWTRILPNGSLSGGVNREGVRYYNNLIDELLLKGVQPFVTLFHWDSPQALEDKYGGFLSPNIINDYKDYAEVCFREFGDRVKHWITFNEPWTFCSVGYASGTFPPARCSSWEEGKCSVGDSGREPYTACHYQLLAHAEAVRLYKEKYQGVQKGKIGITLVSHWFTPLSRSKSDVAAARRQVDFMLGWSMDPLIRGDYPLSMRRLVGNRLPRFTKEQSELVKGAFDFIGLNYYTGYYTKDVPPSLNKSYNTDSQANITGVRNGLLIGRQAASPSLYIYPQGFRELLLYVKETYGNPTVYITENGVDEATNNSLPLQEALKDDIRIEYYHKHLLALLSAIRDGANVKGYFAWSLLDNFEWRDAFTVRFGINFVDYNDGLKRYPKNSARWFRKFLQK, from the exons ATGCTTCTTGGTCGTCTTCTACCTCCGTTTCTCCTCCTGGCACTGGCAGTCGCCTCCGGTGCCTACTATGATGGTGCCGGCCAGCCGCCGGTGAACCGGAGAAACTTCCCTGAGGGGTTCGTCTTCGGGACGGCCTCATCGGCCTACCAG TATGAAGGTGGTGCGGCGGAAGGGGGCAGAGGGCCAAGCATCTGGGACACCTTCACTCACCAGCACTCAG ATAGAATCGCTAACAGAAGCAATGGGGATGTGGCTGTGAACTCCTACCATCTCTACAAG GAAGATGTGCGTCTCATGAAGGATATGGGAATGGATGCATACAGGTTCTCCATCTCATGGACAAGAATTCTTCCAA ATGGAAGTCTAAGCGGTGGAGTCAACAGGGAAGGTGTCAGATACTACAACAATTTGATTGATGAGCTTCTGTTGAAAG GGGTGCAACCGTTTGTGACCCTTTTTCACTGGGACTCGCCGCAGGCATTAGAAGACAAATATGGAGGATTCCTTAGTCCAAATATCAT CAATGATTATAAGGACTATGCTGAAGTCTGCTTCAGAGAGTTCGGGGACCGAGTGAAGCATTGGATCACGTTCAATGAGCCATGGACCTTCTGCTCCGTGGGCTATGCATCCGGCACATTTCCGCCAGCCCGGTGCTCGTCTTGGGAGGAGGGCAAGTGCAGTGTTGGCGACTCAGGAAGGGAACCCTACACTGCATGTCATTATCAGCTGCTTGCCCATGCAGAAGCAGTTCGGTTGTATAAAGAAAAATACCAG GGTGTACAGAAGGGTAAGATCGGAATAACTTTAGTCTCACATTGGTTTACTCCCTTGTCCCGTTCCAAATCCGATGTCGCAGCAGCAAGGCGTCAAGTAGACTTCATGCTTGGATG GTCTATGGACCCCCTCATTCGAGGAGACTACCCGTTAAGCATGAGAAGGTTGGTGGGAAATCGCCTTCCACGGTTCACAAAAGAGCAATCTGAGTTGGTCAAGGGTGCATTCGACTTCATCGGGCTCAACTACTACACAGGATACTACACTAAGGACGTTCCTCCATCCCTGAACAAGAGCTATAACACGGATTCCCAGGCTAATATTACTG GTGTTCGGAATGGTCTCCTTATTGGTCGTCAG GCTGCTTCACCTTCGCTCTACATCTACCCTCAAGGCTTCCGTGAGCTACTGCTCTATGTGAAGGAAACCTATGGGAATCCTACCGTCTATATCACTGAAAACG GCGTCGATGAGGCGACCAACAATAGCCTGCCACTACAGGAAGCCCTGAAGGATGACATCAGGATAGAGTACTACCACAAGCACCTCCTTGCGCTGCTAAGTGCTATAAG GGATGGAGCAAACGTGAAAGGGTACTTCGCGTGGTCATTGCTCGATAACTTTGAGTGGAGGGATGCCTTCACGGTCCGATTTGGGATAAACTTCGTGGACTACAACGATGGATTGAAGCGATACCCTAAGAATTCCGCCCGCTGGTTCAGGAAATTCCTGCAGAAATAA
- the LOC112899715 gene encoding LOW QUALITY PROTEIN: beta-glucosidase 12-like (The sequence of the model RefSeq protein was modified relative to this genomic sequence to represent the inferred CDS: deleted 1 base in 1 codon), translating into MKNMGMDAYRFSISWSRILPNGSLSGGVNREGVRYYNNLIDELLLRGVQPFVTLFHWDTPQALEDKYGAFLSPNIINDYKDYAEVCFKEFGDRVKHWITFNEPWSFCTTGYASGMFAPGRCSPWEQGKCSAGDSGKEPYTVCHHQILAHAETVRLYKEKYQAAQKGNIGITLVSNWFVPFSRSKSNDDAARRAIDFMLGWFMDPLTRGDYPLSMRTIVGNRLPQFTKEQSELVKGAFDFIGLNHYTTNYADNYPPSNGLNVTYDTDARANLTGIRNGVPIGPQAASSWLFVYPQGFRELLLYVKENYGNPTVYITENGIDEDNNQSLSLQEALKDDARIEFHRKHLLALQSAVSDGANVKGYFAWSLLDNFEWASGYTVRFAINFVDYNDGLKRHPKSSSHWFTEFLKK; encoded by the exons ATGAAGAATATGGGGATGGATGCCTACAGG TTTTCCATCTCCTGGAGTAGAATTCTTCCAA ATGGAAGTCTGAGTGGTGGAGTCAACAGAGAAGGCGTCAGGTACTACAACAATTTGATTGATGAGCTCCTGCTGAGAG GGGTGCAACCATTTGTGACTCTTTTTCACTGGGACACACCTCAGGCATTAGAAGATAAATACGGGGCATTCCTTAGTCCTAACATCAT CAATGACTACAAGGACTACGCTGAGGTCTGCTTTAAAGAGTTTGGTGACCGAGTGAAACACTGGATCACGTTCAATGAGCCCTGGAGCTTCTGCACAACTGGGTATGCATCTGGCATGTTCGCTCCAGGACGGTGCTCGCCATGGGAGCAGGGCAAGTGCAGTGCTGGGGATTCAGGAAAGGAGCCTTACACTGTATGTCATCATCAAATACTCGCCCATGCAGAGACAGTTCGGTTGTATAAAGAAAAATACCAG GCCGCGCAAAAGGGAAATATTGGAATAACATTAGTTTCGAACTGGTTTGTTCCCTTTTCCCGTTCGAAATCGAACGATGATGCAGCGAGGCGTGCCATTGACTTCATGCTTGGATG GTTCATGGACCCCCTTACTAGAGGAGATTACCCGCTAAGCATGAGAACAATAGTTGGGAATCGGTTGCCACAGTTCACAAAGGAACAATCCGAGCTGGTCAAGGGTGCATTCGACTTTATTGGCCTAAACCACTACACTACAAACTATGCTGACAACTATCCTCCATCAAATGGCCTCAATGTAACCTATGACACTGACGCCCGTGCCAATCTTACTG GTATTCGAAATGGTGTCCCAATAGGTCCTCAG GCTGCTTCATCTTGGCTCTTCGTATACCCTCAAGGCTTCCGTGAGTTGCTGCTTTATGTTAAGGAAAACTATGGCAATCCTACCGTCTATATCACTGAAAATG GCATCGACGAAGATAACAACCAGAGCCTTTCTCTCCAGGAAGCTCTGAAGGATGACGCCAGGATAGAGTTCCACCGCAAGCACCTCCTTGCGCTGCAGAGCGCCGTAAG CGACGGGGCGAACGTGAAGGGGTACTTCGCGTGGTCGCTTCTGGACAACTTCGAGTGGGCGAGCGGCTACACGGTCCGCTTCGCGATAAACTTCGTGGACTACAACGACGGGCTGAAGCGGCACCCCAAGAGTTCCTCACACTGGTTCACGGAGTTTCTGAAGAAGTGA